In one window of Myxococcales bacterium DNA:
- a CDS encoding helix-hairpin-helix domain-containing protein: protein MSFPKAFARAGAATTALWLGAGLFLYSGFGGDSVPVYAQCPQPREAASVDGWTTEVSCVPDPSLEQNLRGPARLLFGLALDLNHADPRALEVLPRIGPSRAAAIVRAREEAEFASVEELARVRGIGPKTIEGLAGWVEVGGAR, encoded by the coding sequence ATGTCGTTCCCGAAGGCCTTTGCGCGCGCGGGCGCAGCAACGACTGCGCTCTGGCTGGGAGCGGGCTTGTTTCTCTACTCCGGCTTCGGCGGCGACAGCGTTCCCGTGTATGCGCAATGCCCTCAACCGCGAGAGGCAGCCTCTGTAGACGGTTGGACGACCGAAGTGAGCTGTGTACCGGATCCGAGCCTTGAGCAAAACCTGCGCGGTCCCGCGCGTCTTCTGTTCGGGCTCGCCCTCGACTTGAACCACGCCGACCCCAGGGCACTCGAAGTGCTCCCACGCATCGGACCCAGTCGTGCAGCGGCCATCGTTCGGGCGCGGGAAGAGGCTGAGTTTGCCTCTGTCGAAGAACTCGCGAGGGTGCGCGGGATTGGACCCAAGACGATCGAGGGTCTGGCTGGCTGGGTAGAGGTGGGAGGGGCGCGATGA
- a CDS encoding aspartate kinase encodes MGLIVQKYGGTSVADPDRIRSVAKRVVATQQAGNQVVVCVSAMSGETNELVALADQVGGDRPDPRELDALVSTGEQKTIALLTMAIHRLGFEARSFTGSQMGMLTDSAHGRARIREINCDNLRAVLDDGNIAVIAGFQGVDSDGNITTLGRGGSDTSAVAVACALGADVCEIYTDVDGVYTADPRIVANARKLDTVSYEEMLEMASLGTKVLQIRSVKFATRYGVPIHVRSSFKSDEGTWVVREEDVMERLVVSGVTQNLNEAKIRVKGVKDHPGIAGKLFTPLSEAGIVIDMIVQNLSSDGTTDMTFTVPRAEYGKALEIAKAASLEIGASDVEGDESIAKISIVGLGMQDHAGVATRMFTVLADESINIQLISTSEIKISVVIEEKYAELALRSLHAEFVENGAADPVSE; translated from the coding sequence ATGGGACTCATCGTTCAGAAATATGGTGGGACCAGCGTGGCGGATCCGGATCGAATCCGCAGCGTCGCAAAGCGCGTGGTCGCGACCCAACAAGCGGGCAATCAGGTCGTGGTCTGTGTGTCGGCCATGAGTGGTGAGACGAATGAACTCGTCGCGCTGGCCGACCAAGTGGGCGGCGATCGGCCGGACCCGCGCGAATTGGACGCATTGGTCTCGACCGGCGAGCAGAAGACCATCGCCTTGCTCACCATGGCGATCCACCGACTCGGTTTCGAAGCCCGCTCGTTTACCGGGTCCCAGATGGGGATGCTCACCGATTCGGCCCACGGTCGAGCCCGCATACGCGAAATTAATTGCGATAACCTGCGCGCGGTACTCGACGACGGCAACATCGCCGTAATCGCCGGATTCCAGGGCGTGGATTCAGACGGAAACATCACCACCCTTGGACGGGGCGGGTCGGATACCTCCGCGGTGGCGGTTGCGTGCGCGCTCGGGGCCGATGTCTGTGAGATCTACACAGACGTCGACGGCGTGTACACAGCAGACCCGCGGATTGTCGCCAACGCGCGCAAGCTCGACACCGTCTCCTACGAGGAGATGCTCGAAATGGCGAGTCTCGGTACCAAGGTGCTGCAGATTCGTTCGGTGAAATTTGCCACTCGTTACGGGGTGCCGATCCACGTGCGCTCGAGCTTCAAATCCGACGAGGGGACATGGGTTGTGCGCGAGGAGGATGTCATGGAGCGACTGGTGGTTTCGGGTGTAACGCAAAACTTGAACGAGGCGAAGATCCGGGTGAAGGGCGTGAAAGATCATCCCGGTATCGCGGGCAAGTTGTTTACGCCGCTATCTGAGGCCGGGATCGTGATCGACATGATCGTGCAGAATCTCTCGAGCGATGGCACCACGGACATGACGTTTACCGTGCCCCGAGCGGAATACGGCAAGGCGCTCGAAATCGCGAAAGCCGCCTCGCTGGAGATTGGCGCGAGCGACGTCGAGGGTGACGAATCGATTGCCAAGATTTCGATCGTGGGGCTCGGCATGCAGGATCACGCCGGAGTGGCTACGCGCATGTTTACCGTGCTGGCTGATGAAAGCATCAACATTCAGCTGATCAGTACCAGCGAGATCAAGATCTCTGTCGTGATCGAAGAGAAGTACGCCGAACTCGCACTGCGCTCCCTCCACGCGGAGTTTGTTGAGAATGGTGCGGCGGACCCCGTCTCGGAGTAG